ACAGGCCGCCGGCCGCAGCTTCTACGGCGTGCCGTTCCCCGGCGTCTACGTGACGGACGAGAACGGCGTGGTTACCGAGAAGTTCTTCCACCGGCACTACGCCAGCCGCGCCTCGGCGGGGACGATCCGCGACTCCGCCCTCGGCGAGATCCTCGCGCGCCACGAGGTTCCGGTCGTCGAGCTCGGTGCCGAACAGGTGAAGATCTCCGCGTTCCTGTCCGACCCCGCGATGCAGTTCGAGACCCAGTCGACGGTTCACGTGCGCTTCGAGCTCGCGGACGGACTCCACATGTACGGCCAGCCGCTGCCCGACGGCTACATCGCTTCCGAGGTGACGGTTCCCGACACCCCGGGGCTGCGCGTAGGGGCGATACGGTACCCGCCGACGCACCCGAGGGAGTTCCCGCTGCTCGGAGTCACCCTCAACGTCTACGAAGGGGTGGTCGACGTCGCGATTCCCGTGACGCCGGACGCGGAAGTCTTCCACCGGTCGAACCCGGACCGGCCGGACGTCGTCGAGGTGCCGCTTTCTGTGCTGTACCAGGTCTGCAGCGAGACGATCTGCTACACCCCGCGGACCGAGACGCTCTCTCTGACGGCGCCGTTCCAGCCTCTCGTGACCCCGGGCGCCCCGAGAGCGAGATAGCACCCCGCTTCCCGGCAGCTGCGGGTTTTCCGGCTGTTACTACCCAACTCCCTTTGTAAACTACCGTCGATTTGAGGGGTTTCGTCTGACCACGATTGCGAATCACATGACCACAAGACTACAGATGTCGCCTGACCTCATGCGAGAGCTGGCCCACGAGGTTACCGAGATTCTGATCGAGCGAAGCGAACAGTTACCCGCAAGCGCTGTGTGGGACGGAGAGTTCCAGCAGGGTGCGTCGAGTCCGCTGGCGGCGGAACCCCCCGAAGATGGCGGCTCGCCGGCAGCGGCCATCGAGGAGGCCGTACGGGACGTTCTGTCCCCGGCGTTGCGGCTCGATCATCCGCGATGCTTCGGGTTTGTCCCGAGCGCTCCGACGTGGCCGGGCGTACTGGCCGACTACCTTGTGACCGGATTCAACGTCAATACGGCTACGTGGCTTACCGCGGGCGGTTCAAGCCAGCTCGAAGCCGTCGTGATCGACTGGTTCCGGAAGTGGTTCGGGTACCCGGAAACCGCCGGGGGCGTGCTGACGAGCGGGGGATCGGCGGCGGCCCTGAACGCCTTGGTAGCCGCGCGTGAGGCGGCTGGCCACCCCCAGCGCGCCACGGTCTACATGAGCGATCAAAGTCACAGCGCGCAGGTTCGCGCGGCACGTATCATCGGCATCCGCCCGGAGCACCTTCGTATCCTGCCGACCGGCGCGGACTTCCGCATGGACCCGGACACGCTGGCGACCGCCGTTGCCGCGGATCGCGCCGCGGGTTGCTCTCCCATCGCGGTATGCGCGGATGCAGCTTCCACCAGCACCGGCGCAATCGACCCGTTGCCTGCTATCGCGGACTACTGCGAGACAGAGGGCATCTGGTTGCACGTTGACGCGGCGCACGGCGGGGCGCTCGCCATCCTGCCGGAGGGGGCTCAACTGCTCGAGGGCGTCGCTCGGGCGGACTCCATCGGCATCGATCCGCACAAGTGGCTGTTCCAGCCGTATGAAGTCGGCTGTTTGCTGGTCAAGGACGCGCCTACCCTCTCGCGGGCGTTCGGCATTCACCACGACATACTCCAGGATTCGGTATGGGGCGCTCGCCATCCGAACGGGGCGGATCACGGCCTGCAGTTGAGCCGGCGGGATCGCGCCCTGAAGATCTGGCTGTCGATACGGACCTTCGGCATGGCGGCGTTGCGCGCGGCGGTCGCACAAGGGATCGATCTGTCCAACCGCGCGGCGGATTGGGTGGCGAGCAGCCCGACGCTCGAGTTGCTGACGCCCGCATCGGCGGGAATCGTCTGCTTCCGGGTCAATCCGTCCGGCGCGGAGCTTGACGAGGCGGAGCTGCAGCGGATCAACAAGAACGTTCTCGCGCGCGTCTTTTGGGACGGCCACGCTTTCATATCGTCGACTTCGCTACACGACACCTTCGCACTCCGAATGTGCGTCATCAACCATACGACGACGTGGGATGACGTTCACGCAACCCTGGAGAACATCACACGGTTCGGAATGGAAGCGGCTGCAACGCCTCACCCGGGTTGAGGAAGACAGGAATGATGCGGCGAGTCGCAGTGGGAATCGCGCTCACGACCCTCGCCGCGGCGCCGGCGTTTGCGCAGACCTCCGTTTCCGTAGCGGTGCGGCATGCGACGCGCGCCGTTGGCACGCACGATGTCCTGCCCGCGACGGCCCAAGGCGTGGTGATCGGCACGTCGACGCGGGTGATCGGGCGCCTGGGGGCGTGGGGATCGTTCACGAGCTGGCCGGAGCCGATCGGCCGGACTATCGCCTTCGGCGGGCGGTTCAACCTCGCGCGCGACGACTGGAAGCTGCGCCCGGCGGTCCTGCTGGGCACGTGGCGCAAGCCGGCACGCGGCGCCCCCTGGCAACTGATCTTCGGCGGGGGAGTCGGGTTCCGCATCCGGGGGCGATGGAGTGGCAGCGTCGCACTCGGCGTAATCACGATTCGTTCGACCGGTCTGGCCTATGCCGTGCCGCAGGCCGGCGTCGCGTACACACTGCTGCCGTAAACCGAACGTGCGCTCCGTTGAGGTGCGCCGCCGACCACTGGCTCGGCGTATTCGGTTTGAGTCCCGTCGCGTCTGCCGGCAAAGCCGATGGCACTGCAGGTTCTCGTTTACAATTCCGGCCGACGCACCGGGAGATAACATGCCGATCACGCGACGGTTCGCCCTCATGCTCCTCATGGCCGCGATAACGGGCCTTGCGTCATCGGCTGACGCCCAGACTGCCGACGCGGACCCCGCAGCGGGCGAGTGGCGCGCGTTCGGGCATGACGCCGCCAACACCAAGTACTCGCCGCTCGATCAGATCCGACCGGAGAACTTCCGTGATCTGGAAATCGCCTGGCGCTGGAAGTCGATCTCGACCGAAGTGGCGGCGGAACGTGAGGAGATCGACCCGGGCCCCTTCAAGACCATCCCCCTGATGGTCGACGGACTCGTCTACGCCAGCACGGCGCTAGGCCAGGTGGTCGCCGTCGACGCGGGAACGGGAGAAATGGTCTGGTCTTACGACCCGGAGACCTACAACCGTCTCGAGCGGCCCGCCAACATGGGCTGGCAACACCGCGGCGTCTCCTACTGGAAGGACGATCGGAGCGCTGACGCGCGAATCTTCATCGCAACCCACGATCTGCTCCTGGTGGCGATGAATGCCCGCACCGGCGCCCTCTATCCCAACTTCGGCGCGGACGGCGCGGTGGACCTGAGCACCAGCCTCGGGCGCCCGGTAGATCGTTCACGCCTGACCCATTCGCAGCCCCTCGCCATCGTGGGAGACACCGTGGTCGTGGGCAGCATCGTGCAGGACACGTCGCTCACGCGCCGCGAGGCGGACCCGGGCCACGTGCGCGGTTTCGACACGCGGACCGGCGAGTTGAAATGGACGTTCCACACGATCCCGCAGGGAGAGGAGTTCGGCGCGGATACCTGGCACGACGAGTCGTGGCGCTACTCGGGCCACACCAACGTCTGGGGAACGATGGCGGTGGACGAGGAGCTGGGCTACGTCTATCTGCCGACCGGCACTCCCACCAACGACTGGTACGGCGGGATGCGCCACGGGGACAATCTCTTCGCCGAGAGCATCATCTGCGTCGATGCGGAGACGGGTGAGCGCATCTGGCACTTTCAGGCGGTGCACCACGGGCTCTGGGACTACGACTTCCCCACCGCCGGACACCTCCTCGACATCACAGTCGATGGCCGCGACATCAAGGCATACGTGCAGACCAGCAAGCAGGCGTTCACGTACGTCTTCGACCGGGTGACCGGCGAGCCGGTATGGCCCATCGAGGAGCGACCCGTTCCGGCGGGTGATGTCCCGGGCGAGTGGTACGCGCCGACGCAACCCTTCCCGACGAAACCTCCGCCGTTCGACCTGCAGGGGATCACGCTCGACGACCTGATCGACTTCACGCCGGAACTGCATGAGGAAGCCATCCGGCTCGCGGGGCGGATGCGGCTCGGACCCATCTTCACGCCGCCGCCGGTGCGGGACGAGCTGGGTCCGATCGTGCAGTCGCCGGGTCCCGGGGGCGGCATCAACTGGCCCGGCGCGGCGGTCGATCCGGAAACCGGCCGGCTGTTCGTACCGTCGCAGACCCGCCTCCGCGCGGTTGAGCTGGTGGAGTACCCGCCCCCGGCAACCGTCGGCTACTTCACCGATCCGTGGGCCGTCAATGTACCGGGCCCGCGCGGCCTCCCGCTGGTCAAGCCTCCCTACAAACGGGTGTCAGCCTTCGATCTGAACAGCGGCGACCAACTCTGGATGAGCCCTCACGGCGACGGCCCGCGCAACCACCCGGCGCTGCGCCACCTCAACCTGCCGGCGCTTGGCGGCCACAGCGGCATGCACGGCGGAGGCCCGCTCGTGACGAAGACCCTGCTACTGGTCAACTCCGGCGCGCGCTACGTCGAGGACGAAGTCGCCTCGGCCAGCGCAATTACCGCGTACCATAAGGACAACGGGGAGTACCTGGGCTCGTTCACGCTTCCCGCGGTTCCCTATGGCAATCCCATCACCTATCTCCACGACGGCAAGCAGTACATCGTCGTCGCCGTCGGCAGCGGCAGCACCACCGCTACCCCGGAACTAATCGCCCTGGCGTTGCCGTGAGGATCGACACGAGAGAACTCCCCTGGACCGGCCCATTCGTCCGCGACTACTGTCACGCGTTCGACCGCGTCGCGTCCTTCTTCAGCGGATCGCCGACCGACGCCGCCAACTGGGAACATGCGGTCGCGGCGCGGCGCGCGCAGCCCCCCGATTCGGCGGTGGCGGAACTGATTGCACGCCAACTTGCCGACCGCGATGCGCCCGCCGCGGCTCGCGAGGCGGCCGGCAAGCTGCGCGATCCGCGGACCGTGGCGGTGGTGACCGGCCAGCAGGCGGGGCTGTTCGGCGGACCGTTCTTCACGCTGCTCAAGGCGGTGACCGCGGTCAGGCTCGCCCGGCAACACGCCGCGGAGAGCGACGGCGCGGTCGTTGCCATCTTCTGGGTCGACGCGGAAGATCACGATCTGGACGAAATACGCCACTGCGGTTTCCTGAACCGAAACTCCGCGCCCGAGTCGGTGGTGGTCGACCTCGACGCTCCCCCCGGCACGCCCGCGGCCGCAGTCCGCTTCGACGGCGCCATCGCTGACGCGGTCGACACACTGCGCGCAGCGCTTCCCGAAACCGAGTTCACGGCGGAGGTGCTGGAGGCTCTCGCCACGGCGTACACGCCGGGCGTTCGCCTCGTCGAGGCGTTTGCGCGCTGGCTCGACCGGCTGCTGGGTGATCAAGGGCTGATCGTCTTCGATTCGTCGGACCGGGCCACCAAGCCCTTCGTCAGGGACCTGTTCGCGCGCGAGTTGCGGGCGCCAGGGCGGACCTGCGAACTGGCGGCGGCCACGGGCAGCGAGCTGACGGCACGCGGCTATCATGCGCAGGTCTCCCCCACCCCCGGATCGACCGCGCTGTTTCGAATGAACGGCGCGCGTGAGCCAATACGGATCGACGGCAGCGGTTTCCTCACGGGCAGCCAGCGCCTCGACGGCGCCGCGCTCCTGGCCGAGCTGGACGACAATCCCGCATCGTTCAGCCCGAATGTCCTGCTCCGTCCGCTCGTACAGGACACACTGCTCCCGACCGCGGCGGTCGTCGCCGGCCCCCACGAACTCGCCTACCTCGGCCAGTTGCGCACGGTGTACGCGGCGTTCGACCTGCCGATGCCGTTGATCCATACGCGAGCGACGGCGACTATCGCCGACGCGGCGACAACGCGATTCCTGGCGCGCTATGGGCTGGAACTGGCGCGGCTGCAACCACAGGACGACGCCGCGCTGAACGCCCTGCTGGACGCGCAGTTGCCCGGCACGGTCCACGACGCGCTCGATGCGGCGGAGCATGCCGCGGCGGAGCGCCTCGATGCGATTCGCGAAGTGGTGCCCGCCGTCGATCCGACCCTGGCGGGGGCCGTCGAGTCGACGCGCGGCCGGATCGAGCGGGATCTTGGCAACCTCCGCAACAAGGTCATTCAGGCAGCGAAGCGCCGCGACGAGACGCTACGCCGGCAGTTCCACCGCGCCCGGGCACAGTGCTTTCCGGGAGGCGATCCGCAGGAGCGGCGTGTCGGCGTCATCCATTTCGTCAACCGCTACGGGTTCCGGCTGATCGACAGCCTCATGACCGAACTCTCCTTCGCGCCCGGCCAGCACGACCTCCTGACCCTCTGACGGGCCGCGCCCACACTGACGGGGGGCCGCGAACCGCCGGGTTATACTGGAACCCGCGTCCAGACAGACGTTCGCGCCCGGACGGACGTTCGCGCCCGGACGCGCGTATCCGAACCATGAACGAGGAAGTCTTCCGCGCCGTCAACGAAGCATTCCAGCGCGGCGAATCGGCGGCCCTGGTGACGATCATCCGCACCCAGGGATCGACCCCGCAACGTGTCGGCGCCAAGATGCTGGTTTACGCTGACGGACGGACAGTAGGGACCATTGGCGGCGGCTGCTACGAAAACGACGCGTTCTGGAAGGCGCGTCAGGCGCTCGATACGCGCAAGCCGATGGTCGCGCGGTACGAGCTCGCCGACGATCTTGCGGAAGAGTCGGGGCTCATTTGTGGAGGCCAGATGGAGGTGTACATCGACCCGCTCGAGGCGTCGCCGCAGCTCTATCTCGTCGGCGCCGGCCATGTGGCTCAGCATCTGGGACAGATCGCTCCGGGCGCCGGCTTTCGGCTGCACGTGATCGATGACCGGGAGAAGTTCTCCAACCGGGAGCGCTTTCCCGATGCGGTGGAGTGCGTCGTGGACGACATCCCCACATGGCTCGAGAACGCCGACCTGCCGGAATCGGCCTACGTCGTCATCCTGACCCGTGGGCATCGCCACGACCTCGACGCACTTCGCGCGCTCGCCACCCGGCCGCTTCGGTACCTCGGCCTGATCGGCAGCCGGGCGAAGGTGGCGCGCCTGCACGAGGCGCTCAGCGAAGAAGGCATCGCGGTCACCCATCCCGACCGCCTGCATGCGCCGGTCGGCCTGGACATCGGGGCGGTCACGCCTCATGAGATCGCCGTCAGCATCCTGGCTGAACTGATCGCCGTCAAGTACAACCGGCTGGACGGCGGAAGCGCCCGATCGCTCCGATGGACGCCGCGGGCCCTCGCGGATGACGCGCCGCCGGCCGGCGACGAGCCCGCCGGCGACCAGACGGCGGTCGAAGAACCGGCTGCTATACTCAAGAGTGGTTAGCACGCCGGGCACGCGGCAAGCTCGCGTGCCGGTGGTGGACACACCCATGACACCGCGACCGGCTACCAGTCCATCGGAGCAGCCGCCACTTACCGAGCGCGCCAGCAGCATCCTTGCGTGCGTCGTGCGGCAGTACATCGACAGCGGCGAGCCGGTGTCGTCCCTTTGGCTGGCGCGTCACGGCGACCTCGGGATTTCTTCCGCGTCGGTCCGAACCGTGATGGCGAGACTCGAGGACGACGGCTACATCCACCAGCCACATACCTCAGCGGGCCGCGTGCCGACCGACCGAGGTTACCGCTACTTCGTCAACTGCCTGCTCCAGCGACGCCGGCGGCCGAAGGCGCCCCCGGCGGTGGAGGCGCGGCTACGGCGGGCCCGGACCGTCAGCGGCGTGCTCTCCAGCGTGTCGCACGAGTTGTCAGCCGCCTCGCACCACCTCGCGTTCGCCTGCATGCCGCGGCGAACCGCTCTGTCCGTGGCCGACCCACTCTTCATCGAGGGATCCTGGTTTCTCGCCGAGGAAGTCTCCGACGGGTCCAACCGCGTACCGCTGGACATCCTCCGGACGCTGCTCGCCATGATCGAACGGAAAGATCTCCTCGTCCGCCTGCTCGACGAGTACCTTGATGAGCCGGGCCTGACCGTGGTGATCGGAACCGAAAACCGGACACCGGAAATGCAGCCGTTCAGTCTGGTCGCTTCCACGTATTTCGACGGCGAGCAGACTGGCAGTATCGGCGTGATCGGACCGCGCCGGATGCGCTACGGGCGCGCCATCTCCACCGTCGATCAGGTTTCCGCCGCCGTCA
This genomic interval from Acidobacteriota bacterium contains the following:
- a CDS encoding redoxin domain-containing protein, giving the protein MSYDSPEQLRAFADEHDVTYELLSDVDSAVIREFGILNTLIAPEDPEQAAGRSFYGVPFPGVYVTDENGVVTEKFFHRHYASRASAGTIRDSALGEILARHEVPVVELGAEQVKISAFLSDPAMQFETQSTVHVRFELADGLHMYGQPLPDGYIASEVTVPDTPGLRVGAIRYPPTHPREFPLLGVTLNVYEGVVDVAIPVTPDAEVFHRSNPDRPDVVEVPLSVLYQVCSETICYTPRTETLSLTAPFQPLVTPGAPRAR
- a CDS encoding aminotransferase class V-fold PLP-dependent enzyme, which codes for MTTRLQMSPDLMRELAHEVTEILIERSEQLPASAVWDGEFQQGASSPLAAEPPEDGGSPAAAIEEAVRDVLSPALRLDHPRCFGFVPSAPTWPGVLADYLVTGFNVNTATWLTAGGSSQLEAVVIDWFRKWFGYPETAGGVLTSGGSAAALNALVAAREAAGHPQRATVYMSDQSHSAQVRAARIIGIRPEHLRILPTGADFRMDPDTLATAVAADRAAGCSPIAVCADAASTSTGAIDPLPAIADYCETEGIWLHVDAAHGGALAILPEGAQLLEGVARADSIGIDPHKWLFQPYEVGCLLVKDAPTLSRAFGIHHDILQDSVWGARHPNGADHGLQLSRRDRALKIWLSIRTFGMAALRAAVAQGIDLSNRAADWVASSPTLELLTPASAGIVCFRVNPSGAELDEAELQRINKNVLARVFWDGHAFISSTSLHDTFALRMCVINHTTTWDDVHATLENITRFGMEAAATPHPG
- a CDS encoding PQQ-binding-like beta-propeller repeat protein, producing the protein MPCRRPASRTHCCRKPNVRSVEVRRRPLARRIRFESRRVCRQSRWHCRFSFTIPADAPGDNMPITRRFALMLLMAAITGLASSADAQTADADPAAGEWRAFGHDAANTKYSPLDQIRPENFRDLEIAWRWKSISTEVAAEREEIDPGPFKTIPLMVDGLVYASTALGQVVAVDAGTGEMVWSYDPETYNRLERPANMGWQHRGVSYWKDDRSADARIFIATHDLLLVAMNARTGALYPNFGADGAVDLSTSLGRPVDRSRLTHSQPLAIVGDTVVVGSIVQDTSLTRREADPGHVRGFDTRTGELKWTFHTIPQGEEFGADTWHDESWRYSGHTNVWGTMAVDEELGYVYLPTGTPTNDWYGGMRHGDNLFAESIICVDAETGERIWHFQAVHHGLWDYDFPTAGHLLDITVDGRDIKAYVQTSKQAFTYVFDRVTGEPVWPIEERPVPAGDVPGEWYAPTQPFPTKPPPFDLQGITLDDLIDFTPELHEEAIRLAGRMRLGPIFTPPPVRDELGPIVQSPGPGGGINWPGAAVDPETGRLFVPSQTRLRAVELVEYPPPATVGYFTDPWAVNVPGPRGLPLVKPPYKRVSAFDLNSGDQLWMSPHGDGPRNHPALRHLNLPALGGHSGMHGGGPLVTKTLLLVNSGARYVEDEVASASAITAYHKDNGEYLGSFTLPAVPYGNPITYLHDGKQYIVVAVGSGSTTATPELIALALP
- the bshC gene encoding bacillithiol biosynthesis cysteine-adding enzyme BshC, with amino-acid sequence MRIDTRELPWTGPFVRDYCHAFDRVASFFSGSPTDAANWEHAVAARRAQPPDSAVAELIARQLADRDAPAAAREAAGKLRDPRTVAVVTGQQAGLFGGPFFTLLKAVTAVRLARQHAAESDGAVVAIFWVDAEDHDLDEIRHCGFLNRNSAPESVVVDLDAPPGTPAAAVRFDGAIADAVDTLRAALPETEFTAEVLEALATAYTPGVRLVEAFARWLDRLLGDQGLIVFDSSDRATKPFVRDLFARELRAPGRTCELAAATGSELTARGYHAQVSPTPGSTALFRMNGAREPIRIDGSGFLTGSQRLDGAALLAELDDNPASFSPNVLLRPLVQDTLLPTAAVVAGPHELAYLGQLRTVYAAFDLPMPLIHTRATATIADAATTRFLARYGLELARLQPQDDAALNALLDAQLPGTVHDALDAAEHAAAERLDAIREVVPAVDPTLAGAVESTRGRIERDLGNLRNKVIQAAKRRDETLRRQFHRARAQCFPGGDPQERRVGVIHFVNRYGFRLIDSLMTELSFAPGQHDLLTL
- a CDS encoding xanthine dehydrogenase; its protein translation is MNEEVFRAVNEAFQRGESAALVTIIRTQGSTPQRVGAKMLVYADGRTVGTIGGGCYENDAFWKARQALDTRKPMVARYELADDLAEESGLICGGQMEVYIDPLEASPQLYLVGAGHVAQHLGQIAPGAGFRLHVIDDREKFSNRERFPDAVECVVDDIPTWLENADLPESAYVVILTRGHRHDLDALRALATRPLRYLGLIGSRAKVARLHEALSEEGIAVTHPDRLHAPVGLDIGAVTPHEIAVSILAELIAVKYNRLDGGSARSLRWTPRALADDAPPAGDEPAGDQTAVEEPAAILKSG